A window of Dermacentor andersoni chromosome 4, qqDerAnde1_hic_scaffold, whole genome shotgun sequence genomic DNA:
GATGGCAGCATTCGTAATTTGATCTTCCCCGGGTGTGGTATTGCGCAATTTCAATAGGGCTGCGCGAAATTCAGATTCTGTTATAGGAGCGTCAAGCTGTGGTTGGGGTGAGCCCGTGTACTCGGGATGTTTGCAAGGAAGACCTGGGGTGGTATAGGTGCATTTCACCTGCGCGAGGAAGGCGTCGGTGTCCTGCCGATGATTATGAGTGAGGCGGCGAATGCTAAGACGCGTCTGAGTTTTAGATTGCGTGGGATCGAGCATATGGCGCAACAGGTGCCAAGCACGAGTTGTGGAGAGATTGCCTCGGAGGCCGTCACAAACCTGAGCCCAGTTAGCTTTGCAAAGAGTGGCACTATGTTGTTCTATTTGGGATTGAAGCTGGGTGAGTTTGAGTTTTAGTTTCCTGTTGTGCTTTTGAGTTCTCCACCTTCGCATTATGTTCTCTTGAGCTTCAAGAAGGTGGGCGAGCTTACTGTCGATAACGGGGGTGTCGGGGGTAGTATCGAGCGTTTGGGTATGTTGGCGAATGTCTTTCTGTAACTGAGTAGTCCAGGTGTCTAGGTCGAAGGGGCCCTGTGCTGGCTGCGCTTGCCTAAATTTACGGAGCTGATCCCAATTAGTGTGCCTGGCGGTAAACTTGCGCTGAGGTCGGCGATAGTTCACCGCTATGCGAATCAggtggtggtcgctgcctagtGTGGCTTGCGTTCTTTCCCACTGTAGGTGAGCCAAGTTTCTACCAAGCGTGAGGTCTGGGCTAGTATCGGCAGTAACACTGTTACCAACCCGCGTAGGTAGGCTAAAATCATTAAAGATGGTCAGGTGAAGTAATAGCGTATTATTGTATAAAACTGTGCCTCTGTGGTTGGTGCGTCGATAGCCCCAGTCCACGTGAGCGCAGTTAAAGTCACCGGCAACCAGTAGGGGGTTTGATCCGGCCATTTGGGTTACGGATTTGAGGAGTGGAGCAAGTAGGTGAATCGGCTGTCGTGGGAGAAGATAGCAGTTAAGCATGAACAGGGGACATTGTGCAGGGGTGTGGGGTAAAATTTCGATGAAGGTGTGAGCAATAGGAGAGGTAACGTCGTGCTCCGCGTAATGCAAGGTGTTACAGACGTATGTAACCACCCGAGGAAGATCAGTGGAGTCAGAGGGGATAACAGCGtatcctggcagttgcctgcaaacattggcatcctggatagcgataatgtctggtggggacaaagaattggcgataatctgctgcagagggtcgcgctttcgccgaaagcccctgcaattccattgaataatttgtaagGAATTATGGTGCCTCGGAGGAGCCATGTTGAAGGGTGGCGGGGCGAAGGAGGAGTGCAGAAGGCGGGACTGCGGGAGGAGAGGCCGCTGACAGTCCAGATATAAGGTTAGCTAAACGCTCCTCAACCTTGGCCATGATGCTAGATATGACCCTATCTATTATACCGGTAATGGTTGCTTCAATCATAGTCTGGCACTGTGCAGTGACCTGCGCAGTAATGCGCTCTGTTAACTTGGATTCTAGGTTTTGGGCGAGGTCCTGAAATTTGGCTTCCAGGTCTATAGGTTGGACTGGGCTCTCATCAGGCCTCCTCTTTTTCTGAGGAGGTTGGTCGGACGGGTTGGATGAGGAAGATGGGGATGGTGGAGTGGGGGGTAGAGCAGGGGTGGAGGTAGAGAGGGCTGCCTTGAGCTGCCTTACCTCATCCCGCAGAGCCTTCACGTCCGAGTCCTGGGAAGTCATGATGTTCGTCTTGGCAACCTTGGAAGCCCATGTAGAGGTAGACGGGAGGGTCGTGCTAAGCGGGGGAAAGTCCTTCTTGGTAGGGAACTTTGACTTCTGGGGCGGTGGGATAAGTCGTTTGGTGGCGGTATTTCTTGCCTTGCACGAGCCGGTGCccgtgaggtgctgccccccACAGAGAATGCAGATCGGGATGCAGGAGGGAACATCTTGCAGCTCATGCTTGTCCCCGCACCGCGGGCAGAGACCACTCTTGGCGTGGGGGCACACGTCGTGTCTGTGGCCCGGTCGACGACAGTTTGTGCACGCGTCTGGACTTCCCTTGTACGCCGTGCATCTATGCACTACACTCATGTAGCGTATGGTGTGAGGGACTGGGCCATGCGCAAATGTAATCAATATGGAAAGGGTCCTACCCATTCTGCGCGCTGCGATGATATCAGcttccgggttgcgagtctggaggTCTTGTAGCATCTCTTCCGGTGTTTCCGCCCAGTAGGCTTGCGAGATGACTCCGCGCGCAGCAGCGGGCGGCGGTGCGATGTAGGCGGCGACGGGGTAACTGGTTTCTTGAAGGATCACTTCCTTGATTTGGACGAGGTGAAGGGCCGTTGACTCGTGAGGTGTAGCGACCGTGAAGGTGTTATTCGTCGGGTGAATCCGGAGGTGAAACTCTCCTAGGTCCCGGTCAGCGGCGGTGACTCGCAGAGCTTTCATGAGTGGCTGCGCCATGGCTCCGTTCAAAGCGAGGCCTCCTCTTGGTCGGAAGACTACCCTTATAGTGCCGGGAGGGAGTGACGCAAGTTGCTTACTTCGCAATGCGATTGCGTGCGTCACGCGCAGCTGTTGTTGTTGAGCACGGTATGTCGGCTTGAAGGTCGCAGGGGCAGTGTCGGCCGGAGCACCGACGGCGGGCGCGGCAGGCTTATCTCGAACAAGGGCTGCATGAGGAGGCACAACCAGCGTTTCCGGGCTTGGTTTGCCTCCCTTGTACGCGCGGAGTATCGTGGTCCACTCACTGGGTCTGAACGTTGTCGGGTCGAGGTCTTCGCCCTGCGATTGCACCTCCATGGCTGTTGGGGGTGGGTGCGCTACCAGTGATTGGCCTAGCCTCTAGCGAGGCAAGACCCAGTGCGGCGGCTGGCCAGGAGCAGACTTTTCGACATCGATACGGTCCAAAAAAGTTCGGATGTAGGTTTAGCGGTCGGCAGCGGCGCAAACAGAGGGGATTCGTGCGTATTCCGTGGCGACTGGCACACACAGCGCACGGCACCTCGGGAGGCCCGGGCAGGGGGCGATGGCCAAAGCTCACGTCGGATCGGTTCGGAGTGCGCGCCGACGGCACGTACGTTCTCTTTGGGCAGATTTCGGGGTCCGGAGAGCGCCGACGGCACGTCCGCTCACTTCGGGTGGCTGTGGTCccggtgatttagaaagcgatttccgcccgttatattaacaaaacgaaaaaaaaaaaatttcagaaccgtaaattattaggtctgttcttcccaatcccagcaattcatagaaattgaaaaccgtttcagcttccctttaaccctGCTTTCTCTGGGGAGTGCCCACTGTGTGGTTACGCGTTCTCGGACgttttccacatggtgtgggcttgcccCTCTAACCCGGCTTACCCTTCCCCTGCCCCCCACCCACCCGAGAGAGCTGGAAGGCTGCCCTGCTCGGTTGCTCTACCTTAGAGAGCCAAAGAGCTCTCGTGGCTAGAGCCCGATCCGCCGCGGAGGCCACAggagtcccggactagggaccTTCCCTGGATTTTGTAAGGGGCCGGCCCTTAAGGTCGTCCCCAAATGTCTCTGTAAATAAGtgaaataaatgtttaccaccaccaccaccaccctcgATCCCTGATTGCCAAGATCGCGGAATTTGACACAATAGCACTGGTCTTCAATTCGGCTTTCCCCAAGCCACTTTTCTAAGTGATTCTGCAAGTGTATATTACACTTAATTCCCACTTGAATATACTGCCGCCATGGCAACTGTGATTTCCCCGTCGAGGGAAGAGAAGCTTCGCTTAAGCGCTCCGGCCCTCATTTTGTTACCTGCTTGGTCCGTAATTTAGATACGCTGTTGGCATCTGCCATCTGCCATCCGTGGTCCGCGCCCACACGTACAGTGTAAATGATTACGCTCGCGAGACGCAAGGATAATGATCGCGATTTACATGGCACGAGAAGTattcttctttgctttttttaCGTAACTGAAGCCGTCGCTGCTCATGGCTTGTCAGCTTAAGCTTCCGAGAGCTCGCGAAATTGACTAAGCATTGCGGCAGGTTGAGGCGTGACCGTGCAGGCGAATGAGTGTATTACATGCATGCAGGTCCTTTTGCAAATTGAGTGCGGCCACTTATGCAATCTACGCCAGTCGAAGCCGCATGCCGCTGAGGGGAAGGCTAAAATCTCGTTCATCCTCGATTCGGTCGCTCCGGTGGAGAGCACGCTCGGCCATCTGGCTTGCTGCCAAATGCGTagtttcctacaattactagagggaactctggcgctgcgatctctcagccaccatgggaacgaTGGGTAGTGCATATATTTGTCTGATTTTCGGGCGTGGGGCTTCAGACGTTCCTacgtggcttcgtttattacgctttatctgggcTTAAGTTTGCATGAACTTCAAAGCAATTTATActtgttttttttaatgctggAGTTATAAGATCGACtctgcaagcacgcataatcgctgctaatggAAGTGGTTCCACTTCTCCGTGCGTCCGTGGTGTATTGGTTGCAGCCTTGGGCTTCTGTGCTAACGGTCT
This region includes:
- the LOC140217091 gene encoding uncharacterized protein: MAQPLMKALRVTAADRDLGEFHLRIHPTNNTFTVATPHESTALHLVQIKEVILQETSYPVAAYIAPPPAAARGVISQAYWAETPEEMLQDLQTRNPEADIIAARRMGRTLSILITFAHGPVPHTIRYMSVVHRCTAYKGSPDACTNCRRPGHRHDVCPHAKSGLCPRCGDKHELQDVPSCIPICILCGGQHLTGTGSCKARNTATKRLIPPPQKSKFPTKKDFPPLSTTLPSTSTWASKVAKTNIMTSQDSDVKALRDEGQPAISSWEDWEVLLSSTDPTSQVTAVARAADVMSKRSMNVST